A genomic window from Rhodococcus sp. KBS0724 includes:
- a CDS encoding ferredoxin, whose translation MTGSPKRVHIDRGMCEAHALCVEIAPEIFDLVDDDVASCNENPPEALWPKALAAVSACPRQAISIVHDLPATSPERSVIR comes from the coding sequence ATGACTGGTTCCCCAAAGCGCGTACATATCGATCGCGGCATGTGCGAGGCGCACGCGCTGTGTGTCGAGATCGCACCCGAGATCTTCGACCTCGTCGACGATGACGTCGCAAGCTGCAACGAGAATCCTCCGGAAGCGTTGTGGCCCAAAGCGCTGGCCGCGGTCAGTGCTTGCCCGCGCCAGGCCATCAGCATAGTGCACGATTTGCCTGCTACTTCACCCGAAAGGTCAGTGATCCGATGA
- a CDS encoding TetR family transcriptional regulator encodes MENVDLAGVPELTRDPLLETVIDFLEEEGYDAVQLREVARRARTSLTTIYKRYATREELIAAAIERWMVENHSGLVNHTRGPNEPLHPAIMRVMRSIFEPWEKHPTMLFAYFQVRTVVGDRDLGMDSFDPVIRIGRSVMSDVDPEFVTELQSILSAVVYGLVGRCRENQIAISDIMPTVDRAVFLLTTGYQASHHNETAGADRPSASATR; translated from the coding sequence ATGGAGAACGTAGATCTCGCGGGCGTTCCGGAGCTCACACGAGACCCACTTCTCGAGACCGTCATCGACTTCCTCGAGGAGGAAGGGTACGACGCAGTGCAACTGCGCGAAGTAGCGCGTCGCGCCCGCACATCGCTGACGACTATCTACAAACGGTATGCCACTCGAGAAGAACTGATCGCCGCTGCCATCGAACGGTGGATGGTAGAGAACCACTCCGGGCTCGTCAATCACACGCGCGGCCCAAATGAGCCCCTCCACCCGGCCATAATGCGGGTGATGCGGTCGATATTCGAACCTTGGGAAAAGCACCCGACGATGCTCTTTGCGTACTTTCAAGTACGGACCGTCGTCGGCGACCGTGACCTCGGCATGGACAGCTTCGACCCGGTCATACGCATCGGCAGATCAGTCATGTCCGACGTAGACCCTGAATTCGTCACAGAACTGCAGTCGATACTGTCCGCCGTTGTCTACGGACTCGTAGGTCGATGCCGTGAAAACCAGATCGCGATCAGCGACATCATGCCGACAGTTGATCGCGCCGTCTTCTTGCTGACCACTGGCTATCAGGCCTCACACCACAACGAGACAGCTGGGGCCGATCGGCCGTCCGCTTCCGCGACTCGCTGA
- a CDS encoding TetR/AcrR family transcriptional regulator, producing the protein MVTLGVPKYAPAAVNLSAKQQLILTAERLYALHGFDGVPLRHIGTAAGMANKSAVQYHFGGKEGLIQAILAYRVEELTRRRAILGARSSATDLRSVLEAHQLPLMELAEDEDCYYLPFLEQLIRVVHPLDDLPEGSRDCERVYYERVGALLGHIPQALREIRIHQASGMCLHASADRHRQRLLGAPVASYAVYVSQLLDTLVAMLTTPPSPETLAALG; encoded by the coding sequence ATGGTTACATTAGGTGTGCCAAAATATGCCCCTGCAGCCGTAAACCTGTCGGCCAAACAGCAGTTGATTCTCACTGCAGAGCGACTCTATGCTCTGCATGGCTTCGATGGTGTGCCGCTGAGGCACATCGGAACTGCGGCAGGTATGGCCAACAAGTCCGCTGTGCAATACCACTTCGGAGGCAAAGAAGGCTTGATACAAGCCATCCTGGCGTACCGGGTCGAAGAACTGACACGGAGGCGAGCGATTCTTGGCGCGCGCTCTTCTGCAACGGACCTGAGAAGTGTCCTCGAAGCCCACCAGTTGCCGTTGATGGAACTCGCGGAGGACGAAGACTGCTACTATTTGCCGTTTCTCGAGCAACTCATTCGGGTGGTGCATCCTCTTGACGACCTGCCCGAGGGGTCTCGAGACTGCGAACGTGTCTACTACGAGCGGGTTGGCGCTCTCCTCGGGCATATTCCACAAGCGTTGCGCGAGATCAGAATTCACCAAGCCTCCGGCATGTGCTTACATGCGAGCGCCGACCGCCACCGTCAACGTTTGCTCGGCGCGCCCGTCGCGTCATATGCCGTGTATGTTAGTCAACTCCTCGACACGCTCGTAGCAATGCTCACGACTCCGCCCTCGCCGGAAACGCTTGCAGCACTTGGATAA
- a CDS encoding aldehyde dehydrogenase, whose product MTATYGAATVFDELPSGLLIGSDWVSGSSGGSYEHVYPASGRRNATIEIAGEVEIDRAVKSAWEAHREWIAYTPERRRDLLFDLADAVKADVDRLARLNVHDFGVPIMMSAGHIALAEKFIRYYAGYVDKAHGSSTPVSNKFDVNLIEREPYGVVGIIAPWNGPMVVVGLNVAPALAAGNAVVLKPSELSPFTSLRFGELCLEVGLPPGLVNVLPSGPEGGAALVRHRGISKIHFTGGGDTARKIIAEAAVNLTPVATELGGKSANIVFADADLDAAAKLSAFQGPLGQAGQSCACGSRILVQDSVYDAFIEKFLDVVQSVKIGEPFDPSVVVGPVVSQVAADRILETIDRASTEEMGELIAGGKRLGGDLADGFFIEPTVFTDVDNHSPLARIETFGPVVSIMRFTDEAEAVGVANDTVFGLNAYIQTNDLTRAHRVARQLEAGSVWVNRNSDISPQSPYGGYKQSGTGRAGGLEGLHEFQQVKNIRIGMS is encoded by the coding sequence ATGACTGCAACATATGGTGCTGCAACCGTTTTCGATGAACTTCCCAGCGGACTTCTCATCGGCAGTGACTGGGTTTCGGGCTCCTCGGGTGGTTCGTACGAGCACGTGTATCCGGCAAGCGGCCGACGGAACGCAACGATCGAGATCGCCGGCGAAGTCGAAATCGACCGTGCAGTGAAGTCTGCATGGGAGGCTCATCGTGAGTGGATCGCGTACACGCCTGAGCGTCGTCGCGATCTTTTGTTCGACCTCGCCGACGCGGTGAAAGCTGACGTCGATCGTCTCGCGCGGCTCAACGTGCATGACTTCGGTGTTCCGATAATGATGAGTGCCGGGCACATCGCATTGGCTGAAAAGTTCATCCGGTACTACGCCGGATACGTCGACAAGGCCCACGGATCGAGTACCCCCGTGTCCAACAAGTTCGACGTCAACCTGATCGAACGCGAGCCCTACGGAGTAGTCGGCATCATCGCACCCTGGAATGGGCCGATGGTGGTCGTCGGACTCAACGTTGCTCCTGCCCTCGCCGCCGGAAACGCAGTCGTACTCAAACCTTCCGAACTCTCCCCATTCACATCACTGCGATTCGGCGAACTCTGTCTCGAGGTAGGTCTGCCACCCGGTCTGGTCAATGTGCTGCCATCCGGACCCGAAGGCGGTGCCGCGCTCGTCCGCCATCGCGGGATCAGCAAGATCCACTTCACAGGCGGCGGCGACACCGCAAGAAAGATCATCGCCGAAGCTGCTGTCAATCTCACCCCGGTGGCCACCGAACTGGGTGGCAAATCCGCCAACATCGTCTTCGCTGACGCCGATCTGGATGCGGCGGCAAAACTGTCGGCGTTTCAAGGTCCACTTGGACAGGCCGGTCAGAGCTGTGCGTGTGGTAGTCGAATCCTTGTGCAGGACTCCGTCTACGACGCGTTCATCGAGAAATTTCTGGATGTGGTGCAGTCGGTGAAAATCGGGGAACCTTTCGATCCGAGCGTCGTGGTCGGGCCAGTGGTAAGTCAGGTGGCGGCGGATCGCATCCTCGAGACCATTGATCGGGCATCAACTGAGGAGATGGGTGAACTCATCGCCGGTGGCAAACGACTCGGTGGAGACCTGGCAGATGGCTTCTTCATAGAACCCACCGTTTTTACCGACGTCGACAATCACTCGCCGTTGGCCCGGATCGAAACATTCGGCCCAGTCGTCTCGATAATGCGATTCACCGACGAGGCAGAGGCCGTGGGTGTCGCGAACGACACCGTTTTCGGACTCAACGCCTACATTCAAACCAACGACCTCACACGCGCACATCGAGTTGCGCGTCAGCTCGAAGCAGGTTCTGTCTGGGTCAATCGCAACAGCGATATCTCACCCCAAAGTCCTTACGGCGGTTATAAACAGAGTGGTACGGGTAGAGCAGGGGGACTCGAGGGCCTCCACGAGTTTCAGCAGGTGAAGAACATTCGTATCGGAATGTCGTGA
- a CDS encoding mycofactocin-coupled SDR family oxidoreductase yields the protein MSGLEGRVAFITGAGRGQGRAHAIRLAREGVDIIGVDICENVDSMTYPNASEADLEETVRLVEKESRRMVGLKADVRNYRQLTAAFEEGYEQFGRVDIVIANAGIIRMGAESEDFLADWNDVIDTNLTGVYHTVRAALPAMREAARGGSIVITSSTAGLKASSSLSASGNAYASAKRGVVALMQGLAAHLAPEWIRVNTIHPTGVASGMTQNAAMDALMAHAAAGGSNSISGMQNALPLQMLECEDVANAVAYLVSDEAKFITGIQWPLDAGFMIR from the coding sequence ATGTCAGGATTAGAAGGCCGCGTCGCTTTTATCACCGGAGCCGGGCGGGGACAGGGCCGAGCGCATGCGATACGGCTCGCCCGTGAAGGCGTCGACATCATTGGCGTTGATATCTGCGAGAACGTGGACTCGATGACCTATCCGAATGCCAGCGAAGCTGACCTCGAAGAGACAGTGCGGTTGGTGGAGAAGGAATCTCGGCGCATGGTCGGCCTGAAAGCTGACGTGCGGAACTATCGACAACTCACTGCCGCCTTCGAGGAGGGGTACGAGCAGTTCGGTCGCGTCGACATCGTTATCGCCAATGCAGGCATCATCCGGATGGGGGCAGAATCGGAGGATTTTCTGGCGGACTGGAACGATGTCATCGACACCAATCTGACCGGGGTTTATCACACGGTGCGAGCGGCGCTGCCTGCCATGCGCGAGGCTGCGCGTGGCGGGTCGATCGTCATCACCAGTTCGACTGCCGGTCTCAAAGCTTCCTCGTCGTTGTCAGCCAGCGGTAATGCGTACGCGTCTGCCAAACGTGGCGTTGTGGCTCTGATGCAGGGTTTGGCAGCCCATCTCGCCCCGGAATGGATTCGGGTCAACACCATCCATCCCACCGGAGTAGCCAGCGGGATGACCCAGAATGCCGCGATGGACGCCCTCATGGCGCATGCCGCTGCCGGCGGCTCGAACTCGATCTCCGGGATGCAAAACGCTTTACCGCTGCAAATGCTCGAGTGTGAAGACGTCGCCAATGCTGTCGCATATCTCGTTTCCGATGAAGCCAAATTCATCACCGGCATCCAATGGCCACTCGACGCCGGATTCATGATTCGCTGA
- a CDS encoding carboxymuconolactone decarboxylase family protein, with amino-acid sequence MENLGEEAVYAVMTTRPAEIGSAFDEANQDFVFGEIWSRPGLSRRNRRWVTLTCVGAAVAPRAIDDQVYAALNSGDMTVDEMLEFVLHFAVYNGWPKASHLEGVVRRQWARIEKDRGLERSPIEPASNDTLGLNDWDDRIERGVKEFMDVNLIDAPSPDTPYIHAGILNFVFGHVWQRPGLTRRDRRFITVASVAVNDAVTPLQSHVGSALESGDITKSEMDEVVLQLSAYSGFAKGEALQATADEAWDRLSLARTAVGGVRHESA; translated from the coding sequence ATGGAAAATCTAGGTGAGGAAGCTGTATACGCGGTGATGACGACTCGGCCCGCCGAGATCGGTTCGGCGTTCGATGAGGCAAACCAAGACTTCGTGTTCGGCGAGATCTGGTCCCGTCCCGGATTGAGCCGGCGCAACAGGCGTTGGGTCACACTGACCTGCGTTGGGGCTGCTGTTGCGCCTCGCGCGATAGACGATCAGGTCTATGCCGCGCTGAACAGCGGTGACATGACCGTCGACGAGATGCTCGAGTTTGTCTTGCATTTCGCTGTGTACAACGGTTGGCCTAAAGCTTCACATCTCGAAGGCGTCGTTCGCCGCCAGTGGGCCCGTATAGAGAAGGACCGAGGTCTCGAGCGTTCCCCAATCGAACCTGCGAGCAATGACACTCTCGGGCTTAATGATTGGGACGATCGGATCGAACGTGGTGTGAAAGAATTCATGGACGTCAATCTGATCGACGCTCCATCGCCCGATACTCCCTATATTCACGCCGGGATCTTGAACTTCGTCTTTGGGCACGTCTGGCAGCGCCCGGGTTTGACGAGGCGGGATCGACGGTTCATCACTGTTGCATCCGTGGCGGTGAACGATGCAGTGACGCCGCTGCAATCACATGTCGGCTCGGCTTTGGAATCGGGCGATATCACCAAGTCGGAGATGGATGAAGTAGTTCTCCAGCTATCCGCATACTCGGGATTTGCCAAAGGTGAAGCCCTACAGGCGACTGCCGACGAAGCATGGGATCGACTGAGCCTGGCCCGGACTGCCGTTGGCGGCGTCCGACATGAGAGCGCCTAG
- a CDS encoding transposase — translation MLQWLAKKYTDQQKEEFFRLLERRGTVRAAARAVGVHENAGYNWFHTAKFVKYVAEQHVSNPMTTRSVFCVVEQFAWVPVPHDSAISVQVGPFDSLRKSTLGAHRPTPEFLRPLD, via the coding sequence GTGTTGCAATGGCTGGCAAAAAAGTACACGGATCAACAGAAGGAAGAATTCTTCCGATTACTCGAGAGACGTGGCACGGTCCGCGCCGCAGCGCGAGCGGTCGGCGTTCATGAAAACGCCGGCTACAACTGGTTCCACACAGCGAAATTTGTTAAATACGTTGCAGAGCAACATGTCTCGAATCCAATGACGACCCGATCTGTCTTTTGCGTTGTTGAACAGTTCGCCTGGGTGCCGGTACCACACGACAGTGCCATCAGCGTGCAGGTGGGTCCATTCGACTCACTTCGGAAGAGCACCCTTGGAGCTCATCGACCTACGCCGGAATTCCTCCGTCCACTGGACTAA
- a CDS encoding SDR family oxidoreductase, which produces MRFNVIVLSSAGTPMLVKEKASSEGNPNFDNGEYIQKQPVPRDGAVTELSDAVLYLASNMSSCTTGGVSPVDGGIPA; this is translated from the coding sequence ATTCGATTCAACGTGATAGTGCTTTCAAGCGCTGGCACTCCAATGCTCGTGAAGGAAAAAGCCTCATCCGAGGGAAACCCGAACTTCGACAACGGCGAGTACATCCAGAAGCAGCCTGTTCCGCGTGACGGTGCAGTGACCGAACTTTCAGATGCGGTCCTGTATTTGGCCTCGAACATGTCCTCGTGCACCACCGGAGGAGTTAGTCCAGTGGACGGAGGAATTCCGGCGTAG
- a CDS encoding integrase core domain-containing protein has protein sequence MQFKPGKGEKPVFFQERLTALGITHLSSRPRHPQTCGKLERYHRTFKEFYADHGPAVDVDELQRLCDEFRWLYNHERPHRALNQRTPAEAYRCGFGVKHEWGMRPMLPAQCDI, from the coding sequence ATGCAGTTCAAGCCGGGTAAGGGCGAGAAGCCGGTGTTCTTCCAAGAACGGCTCACAGCGCTGGGAATCACCCATCTCTCGTCCCGGCCGCGGCATCCGCAGACCTGCGGGAAGCTCGAGCGGTATCACCGCACGTTCAAAGAGTTCTATGCCGATCACGGGCCGGCAGTCGACGTCGATGAGCTACAGCGACTGTGCGACGAGTTCCGCTGGCTCTACAACCACGAACGTCCCCATCGTGCACTGAACCAGAGGACGCCAGCCGAGGCATATCGCTGCGGTTTCGGGGTCAAGCACGAGTGGGGTATGCGGCCAATGTTGCCAGCACAGTGCGACATTTGA
- a CDS encoding RES domain-containing protein translates to MTSAGQTFTSLGVLSCSYVDGVRAHRIGFRPAPWEWTPWEYATGGRFTGRWDDPGGVWRTLYVGSARLACYLEVLAYARPCPDMVADLDDIEVDDEDQFEFPTIAPGELPLSWCAPRMTAAAALIGWFVVPGDVESVAALRKGFRGNAFRLGLADLDDAAIRDGYPRRQAAGTDTGDFAMDQHSQRAGL, encoded by the coding sequence ATGACCTCGGCTGGTCAAACTTTCACGTCGCTCGGTGTGCTGTCGTGCTCGTACGTCGACGGTGTGAGAGCTCATCGCATCGGTTTCCGTCCCGCGCCGTGGGAGTGGACCCCTTGGGAGTACGCCACCGGCGGCCGCTTCACCGGCCGTTGGGACGACCCAGGCGGGGTGTGGCGGACGTTGTATGTAGGTTCGGCGCGACTTGCGTGTTATCTCGAAGTGTTGGCCTATGCACGTCCGTGCCCGGACATGGTCGCGGACCTCGACGACATCGAAGTCGACGATGAGGACCAGTTCGAGTTTCCGACGATTGCTCCCGGTGAACTTCCACTCTCCTGGTGTGCGCCGCGGATGACGGCGGCTGCGGCGCTGATCGGGTGGTTTGTCGTGCCGGGTGATGTCGAGAGTGTGGCGGCCTTGCGGAAGGGGTTTCGCGGCAACGCGTTTCGGCTCGGCCTCGCCGATCTCGACGATGCGGCTATCCGCGACGGCTATCCGCGACGGCAAGCCGCGGGAACTGACACAGGTGATTTCGCAATGGATCAACACTCTCAACGGGCCGGACTGTAA